The Miscanthus floridulus cultivar M001 chromosome 6, ASM1932011v1, whole genome shotgun sequence genomic interval AAGCAGTGGGGGAAAATGGGGAATGGAATGGAAGGCTACTACTCTGCTTTAGGCTTAGCAGAAGAGGGGGCGGATCTATATTTCCGTCTGCAACGgaaggaatcaggagggggaaaCGAAACGATCATCATTGCCTCCTCATGAGGCGTAGATGACGCCCGATGAGAGCGCCATAAGGAGGGCGGCGGCCCTCTCCTCCTCGCTCATGCACTTCTTGCGGCGCATCCGGCGGCGCTGCTTGAGCATCACCTCCTTGCCGAACCCCACCACGCGGAGCTCCACGGTGACTTgctgatccttcttcttcttgctgtcctccttgtctttgtctttcttgttggtgctgctggcggcggcggccttcTTTCTATCCTGCTGCTGTGGATCGGTGGCAGCGGCAGCTGCCTTCTTTCTCAGCTGATGCTGATCCTGTTGTGGATCGGCGGCCGCGGCTGTCTTCTTTCTCAGGTGATGCTGATCCTGCTGCTGCGGATCGGcggtggccttcttctttggctgCTGCTGATCTTGCTGTGAGTCAGCGGCGGCGTCGAGACCGAGCGCCTGCCTCCTCTTGCGGTAGCGGATGCCGCAGGCGTTGCAGAGCGACTGCAGGCAACATCAGCAACAAGGAGAAAACAAACAGATCGCCATGATGAGCCCAGGATTATAAATAAATGAATAGAGCAAAACGAAAGAGTGATTCACCGGCCTGCCGGCCGGCCGACCGGAAGGAAATGCTATGACTGATGGTGGATGAAAAACCAGACCTTGGGTCCCTCGGGTCCTCCGCGCCAGAGCGGCGTCTTGGTGGTGTGGCAGTCGGCGCAGGCCTTGGCCTCGCCTGAGGCGGTGGCGTCGTCGGCGGCCGAGGGGGAAGTATTAGGATTGGGATTGGGATCCGTCTCCATCTCCgtgtccatctccatctccatctccatctccatctccatctccatgggtAAACAAAGCAAAGCAGCAGGTGCGACAGATCGATCGCTAATCCGATCCGATCCCGCAACAAAACCTTCTAGGCGGTGCGATCCGCCGGCGATGGATCGCCAATCCGATCCGATCCGCCGGAGAAGCAGCGGCGCGAAGGGGAAAGCGAAATGGGCGGGCGGGGAGAGCAAGGGTTTTAGCTTGAGACGAGACGAGAGTTAGCGGTGGGTGATGGGCGAGCCGCGAGTGCGAAACCAAAGGATAATGCCAGTGACGGCGTTGTCGATGGAACCCTAACGCCGCCTCGGGGCCCCCTCCGCGCTTCCGCTCCTGTGTGAATGGACCAGAATGC includes:
- the LOC136460001 gene encoding GATA transcription factor 17-like — protein: MEMEMEMEMEMEMDTEMETDPNPNPNTSPSAADDATASGEAKACADCHTTKTPLWRGGPEGPKSLCNACGIRYRKRRQALGLDAAADSQQDQQQPKKKATADPQQQDQHHLRKKTAAAADPQQDQHQLRKKAAAAATDPQQQDRKKAAAASSTNKKDKDKEDSKKKKDQQVTVELRVVGFGKEVMLKQRRRMRRKKCMSEEERAAALLMALSSGVIYAS